A genomic region of Jaculus jaculus isolate mJacJac1 chromosome 10, mJacJac1.mat.Y.cur, whole genome shotgun sequence contains the following coding sequences:
- the Tcaf1 gene encoding TRPM8 channel-associated factor 1 isoform X1, whose amino-acid sequence MSSAHVPPRPIGSQGRPLSSARLSSTSPGLSSIAQEALPGPEALSRGPAGRCGLRGVLSAPLLAAGNGGAQEPDRTMATPSAAFEALMNGVTSWDLPEDAVPCELLLIGEASFPVMVNDVGQVLIAASSYGRGRLVVLSHEDYLGEAQLTTFLLNAVGWLRSSPESSIGVHPSLAPLVKILEGSGIEAKIEPEVSDSLGVYCIDAYNETMTDELVQFMKRGGGLLMGGQAWDWANQGEDERVLFTFPGNLVTSVAGVYFTDNKGDTSFFKVSKKMPKIPVLVSCEDDLSEDRDELLHGISELDITNSDCFPSQLLVHGALAFPLGLDSYHGCVIAAARYGRGRVVVTGHKVLFTVGKLGPFLLNAVRWLDGGRRGKIVVQTELRTLSGLLAVGGIDTSIEPSLTSDASVYCFEPMSEVGVKELQEFVAEGGGLFVGAQAWWWAFKNPGVSPLARFPGNLLLNPFGISITSQSLNPGPFRTPKAEIRTYHFRSTLAEFQVIMGRKRGNVEKGWLAKLGPDGAAFLQIPAEDIPAYMSVHRLLRKLLSRYRLPVATRESPVINDCCRGAMLSLATGLAHSGSDLSLLVPEIEDVYSSPYLRPSESPITVDVDCTNPGTRYCWMSTGLYIPGRQIIEVSLPEEAASADLKIQIGCHTDDLTRASKLFRGPLVINRCCLDKPTKSITCLWGGLLYIIVPQSSKLGSVPITVKGAVHAPYYKLGETSQEEWKKRIQENPGPWGELATDNIILTVPTANLRTLENPEPLLRLWDEVMQAVAKLGGETFPLRLPQRIVADVQISVGWMHAGYPIMCHLESVQELINDKLIRTKGLWGPVHELGRNQQRQEWEFPPHTTEATCNLWCVYVHETVLGIPRGRANIALWPPVREKRVRIYLSKGPNLKNWNSWTALETYLQLQEAFGWEPFIRLFSEYRNQTNLPTDNVDKMNLWVKMFSHQVQKNLAPFFEAWAWPIQKELATSLAYLPEWKENIMKLYLLTQMPH is encoded by the exons AACCCGATAGAACCATGGCGACTCCCTCTGCTGCCTTTGAGGCCCTTATGAATGGAGTGACAAGCTGGGATCTCCCTGAAGATGCCGTCCCATGTGAACTGCTCCTTATTGGAGAGGCCTCTTTTCCCGTGATGGTGAATGACGTGGGCCAAGTCCTCATTGCTGCCTCCTCCTACGGCCGAGGCCGCTTGGTGGTACTGTCCCATGAGGACTACTTAGGGGAAGCCCAGCTCACTACCTTCCTCCTCAATGCTGTGGGCTGGCTTCGCTCCTCCCCCGAATCTTCCATTGGTGTGCACCCATCTCTGGCACCTTTGGTTAAAATCCTTGAGGGCTCTGGCATAGAGGCAAAGATTGAGCCAGAAGTGAGTGACTCCCTGGGTGTTTACTGTATCGATGCATACAATGAGACCATGACAGACGAGCTGGTCCAGTTCATGAAGCGTGGAGGGGGCTTGCTCATGGGAGGCCAAGCCTGGGATTGGGCCAACCAGGGTGAAGATGAAAGGGTTCTGTTCACCTTTCCTGGGAATCTGGTGACCAGTGTGGCCGGTGTGTACTTCACCGACAACAAAGGGGACACAAGTTTCTTTAAGGTCTCCAAGAAGATGCCAAAGATCCCTGTCTTAGTTAG CTGTGAAGATGACCTCTCGGAGGACAGAGACGAGCTCCTGCACGGTATTTCGGAGCTGGACATCACCAACTCGGACTGTTTCCCGTCGCAGCTGCTCGTGCACGGCGCCCTGGCTTTCCCCCTGGGGCTCGATTCCTACCACGGCTGCGTGATCGCGGCTGCCCGCTACGGCCGGGGCAGGGTGGTGGTGACCGGCCACAAGGTCCTGTTCACCGTGGGCAAGCTGGGCCCCTTCCTGCTCAACGCTGTCCGCTGGCTGGACGGGGGTCGCCGAGGCAAGATCGTGGTGCAGACGGAGCTGAGGACCCTGAGCGGCCTGCTGGCCGTGGGTGGCATCGATACCAGCATCGAGCCCAGCCTCACCAGCGATGCCAGCGTCTACTGCTTCGAGCCCATGAGCGAAGTGGGCGTCAAGGAGCTGCAGGAGTTCGTGGCCGAGGGCGGCGGCCTGTTTGTGGGCGCGCAGGCCTGGTGGTGGGCCTTCAAGAACCCGGGGGTGTCCCCGCTGGCCCGATTCCCGGGGAACCTGCTCCTGAACCCCTTCGGCATCAGCATCACCAGCCAGAGCCTCAACCCGGGGCCCTTCCGCACCCCAAAGGCCGAGATCAGGACCTACCACTTCCGCTCCACCCTGGCCGAGTTCCAGGTGATCATGGGCAGGAAGCGCGGGAACGTGGAGAAGGGCTGGCTGGCCAAGCTGGGCCCCGACGGGGCAGCGTTCCTGCAGATTCCCGCCGAGGACATCCCGGCCTACATGTCTGTCCACCGGCTCCTGCGCAAGCTGCTGAGCCGCTACCGGCTGCCCGTGGCCACGCGCGAGAGCCCCGTCATCAACGACTGCTGCCGGGGGGCCATGCTGTCCCTGGCCACCGGGCTGGCCCACTCGGGAAGTGACCTGTCCCTGCTCGTGCCCGAGATCGAGGACGTGTACAGCAGCCCCTACCTGCGCCCCTCGGAGTCGCCCATCACGGTCGACGTCGACTGCACCAATCCAG GCACCCGATACTGCTGGATGAGCACCGGGCTCTACATACCTGGGAGGCAAATCATCGAGGTCTCCTTGCCCGAAGAGGCTGCCTCCGCCGATCTGAAG ATACAAATTGGCTGTCACACTGATGACCTGACGAGAGCCAGCAAGCTGTTTCGAGGTCCCCTTGTGATTAACCGGTGCTGCTTGGACAAGCCCACGAAATCCATCACCTGTCTCTGGGGTGGCCTCCTTTATATCATCGTGCCTCAAAGCAGCAAACTGGGTTCTGTGCCCATCACCGTGAAGGGGGCTGTGCACGCTCCGTACTACAAGCTGG GGGAGACATCCCAGGAGGAGTGGAAGAAGCGTATCCAAGAGAATCCAGGTCCCTGGGGAGAGCTGGCTACTGACAACATCATCCTGACGGTGCCGACTGCAAATCTGCGCACGCTGGAGAACCCAGAGCCCCTGCTGCGCCTCTGGGATGAGGTGATGCAGGCTGTGGCCAAGCTGGGAGGCGAGACCTTCCCTTTGCGTCTGCCGCAGAGGATCGTGGCGGATGTGCAGATCTCAGTCG GCTGGATGCACGCGGGGTACCCCATCATGTGCCACCTGGAGTCAGTGCAAGAGCTCATCAACGACAAGCTCATCAGAACCAAAGGGCTGTGGGGCCCTGTCCACGAGCTGGGCCGCAACCAGCAGCGGCAGGAGTGGGAGTTCCCACCGCACACGACCGAGGCCACCTGCAACCTGTGGTGTGTTTACGTACATGAGACAGTTCTGGGCATTCCTCGAGGCCGCGCCAACATTGCCCTGTGGCCCCCTGTTCGGGAGAAGAGAGTCCGAATCTACCTGAGCAAGGGCCCCAACCTGAAGAACTGGAATTCTTGGACTGCATTGGAAACATACTTACAG cTCCAGGAAGCCTTTGGCTGGGAGCCATTCATTCGTCTCTTCTCAGAGTACAGGAACCAGACCAACTTGCCCACAGACAACGTTGACAAAATGAACCTGTGGGTCAAGATGTTCTCCCACCAAGTGCAGAAGAACCTGGCTCCATTCTTTGAGGCCTGGGCCTGGCCCATCCAGAAGGAATTGGCTACCAGCCTGGCCTACCTGCCTGAATGGAaggaaaatattatgaaattGTACCTCCTCACACAGAT gccccactga
- the Tcaf1 gene encoding TRPM8 channel-associated factor 1 isoform X3 yields MATPSAAFEALMNGVTSWDLPEDAVPCELLLIGEASFPVMVNDVGQVLIAASSYGRGRLVVLSHEDYLGEAQLTTFLLNAVGWLRSSPESSIGVHPSLAPLVKILEGSGIEAKIEPEVSDSLGVYCIDAYNETMTDELVQFMKRGGGLLMGGQAWDWANQGEDERVLFTFPGNLVTSVAGVYFTDNKGDTSFFKVSKKMPKIPVLVSCEDDLSEDRDELLHGISELDITNSDCFPSQLLVHGALAFPLGLDSYHGCVIAAARYGRGRVVVTGHKVLFTVGKLGPFLLNAVRWLDGGRRGKIVVQTELRTLSGLLAVGGIDTSIEPSLTSDASVYCFEPMSEVGVKELQEFVAEGGGLFVGAQAWWWAFKNPGVSPLARFPGNLLLNPFGISITSQSLNPGPFRTPKAEIRTYHFRSTLAEFQVIMGRKRGNVEKGWLAKLGPDGAAFLQIPAEDIPAYMSVHRLLRKLLSRYRLPVATRESPVINDCCRGAMLSLATGLAHSGSDLSLLVPEIEDVYSSPYLRPSESPITVDVDCTNPGTRYCWMSTGLYIPGRQIIEVSLPEEAASADLKIQIGCHTDDLTRASKLFRGPLVINRCCLDKPTKSITCLWGGLLYIIVPQSSKLGSVPITVKGAVHAPYYKLGETSQEEWKKRIQENPGPWGELATDNIILTVPTANLRTLENPEPLLRLWDEVMQAVAKLGGETFPLRLPQRIVADVQISVGWMHAGYPIMCHLESVQELINDKLIRTKGLWGPVHELGRNQQRQEWEFPPHTTEATCNLWCVYVHETVLGIPRGRANIALWPPVREKRVRIYLSKGPNLKNWNSWTALETYLQLQEAFGWEPFIRLFSEYRNQTNLPTDNVDKMNLWVKMFSHQVQKNLAPFFEAWAWPIQKELATSLAYLPEWKENIMKLYLLTQMPH; encoded by the exons ATGGCGACTCCCTCTGCTGCCTTTGAGGCCCTTATGAATGGAGTGACAAGCTGGGATCTCCCTGAAGATGCCGTCCCATGTGAACTGCTCCTTATTGGAGAGGCCTCTTTTCCCGTGATGGTGAATGACGTGGGCCAAGTCCTCATTGCTGCCTCCTCCTACGGCCGAGGCCGCTTGGTGGTACTGTCCCATGAGGACTACTTAGGGGAAGCCCAGCTCACTACCTTCCTCCTCAATGCTGTGGGCTGGCTTCGCTCCTCCCCCGAATCTTCCATTGGTGTGCACCCATCTCTGGCACCTTTGGTTAAAATCCTTGAGGGCTCTGGCATAGAGGCAAAGATTGAGCCAGAAGTGAGTGACTCCCTGGGTGTTTACTGTATCGATGCATACAATGAGACCATGACAGACGAGCTGGTCCAGTTCATGAAGCGTGGAGGGGGCTTGCTCATGGGAGGCCAAGCCTGGGATTGGGCCAACCAGGGTGAAGATGAAAGGGTTCTGTTCACCTTTCCTGGGAATCTGGTGACCAGTGTGGCCGGTGTGTACTTCACCGACAACAAAGGGGACACAAGTTTCTTTAAGGTCTCCAAGAAGATGCCAAAGATCCCTGTCTTAGTTAG CTGTGAAGATGACCTCTCGGAGGACAGAGACGAGCTCCTGCACGGTATTTCGGAGCTGGACATCACCAACTCGGACTGTTTCCCGTCGCAGCTGCTCGTGCACGGCGCCCTGGCTTTCCCCCTGGGGCTCGATTCCTACCACGGCTGCGTGATCGCGGCTGCCCGCTACGGCCGGGGCAGGGTGGTGGTGACCGGCCACAAGGTCCTGTTCACCGTGGGCAAGCTGGGCCCCTTCCTGCTCAACGCTGTCCGCTGGCTGGACGGGGGTCGCCGAGGCAAGATCGTGGTGCAGACGGAGCTGAGGACCCTGAGCGGCCTGCTGGCCGTGGGTGGCATCGATACCAGCATCGAGCCCAGCCTCACCAGCGATGCCAGCGTCTACTGCTTCGAGCCCATGAGCGAAGTGGGCGTCAAGGAGCTGCAGGAGTTCGTGGCCGAGGGCGGCGGCCTGTTTGTGGGCGCGCAGGCCTGGTGGTGGGCCTTCAAGAACCCGGGGGTGTCCCCGCTGGCCCGATTCCCGGGGAACCTGCTCCTGAACCCCTTCGGCATCAGCATCACCAGCCAGAGCCTCAACCCGGGGCCCTTCCGCACCCCAAAGGCCGAGATCAGGACCTACCACTTCCGCTCCACCCTGGCCGAGTTCCAGGTGATCATGGGCAGGAAGCGCGGGAACGTGGAGAAGGGCTGGCTGGCCAAGCTGGGCCCCGACGGGGCAGCGTTCCTGCAGATTCCCGCCGAGGACATCCCGGCCTACATGTCTGTCCACCGGCTCCTGCGCAAGCTGCTGAGCCGCTACCGGCTGCCCGTGGCCACGCGCGAGAGCCCCGTCATCAACGACTGCTGCCGGGGGGCCATGCTGTCCCTGGCCACCGGGCTGGCCCACTCGGGAAGTGACCTGTCCCTGCTCGTGCCCGAGATCGAGGACGTGTACAGCAGCCCCTACCTGCGCCCCTCGGAGTCGCCCATCACGGTCGACGTCGACTGCACCAATCCAG GCACCCGATACTGCTGGATGAGCACCGGGCTCTACATACCTGGGAGGCAAATCATCGAGGTCTCCTTGCCCGAAGAGGCTGCCTCCGCCGATCTGAAG ATACAAATTGGCTGTCACACTGATGACCTGACGAGAGCCAGCAAGCTGTTTCGAGGTCCCCTTGTGATTAACCGGTGCTGCTTGGACAAGCCCACGAAATCCATCACCTGTCTCTGGGGTGGCCTCCTTTATATCATCGTGCCTCAAAGCAGCAAACTGGGTTCTGTGCCCATCACCGTGAAGGGGGCTGTGCACGCTCCGTACTACAAGCTGG GGGAGACATCCCAGGAGGAGTGGAAGAAGCGTATCCAAGAGAATCCAGGTCCCTGGGGAGAGCTGGCTACTGACAACATCATCCTGACGGTGCCGACTGCAAATCTGCGCACGCTGGAGAACCCAGAGCCCCTGCTGCGCCTCTGGGATGAGGTGATGCAGGCTGTGGCCAAGCTGGGAGGCGAGACCTTCCCTTTGCGTCTGCCGCAGAGGATCGTGGCGGATGTGCAGATCTCAGTCG GCTGGATGCACGCGGGGTACCCCATCATGTGCCACCTGGAGTCAGTGCAAGAGCTCATCAACGACAAGCTCATCAGAACCAAAGGGCTGTGGGGCCCTGTCCACGAGCTGGGCCGCAACCAGCAGCGGCAGGAGTGGGAGTTCCCACCGCACACGACCGAGGCCACCTGCAACCTGTGGTGTGTTTACGTACATGAGACAGTTCTGGGCATTCCTCGAGGCCGCGCCAACATTGCCCTGTGGCCCCCTGTTCGGGAGAAGAGAGTCCGAATCTACCTGAGCAAGGGCCCCAACCTGAAGAACTGGAATTCTTGGACTGCATTGGAAACATACTTACAG cTCCAGGAAGCCTTTGGCTGGGAGCCATTCATTCGTCTCTTCTCAGAGTACAGGAACCAGACCAACTTGCCCACAGACAACGTTGACAAAATGAACCTGTGGGTCAAGATGTTCTCCCACCAAGTGCAGAAGAACCTGGCTCCATTCTTTGAGGCCTGGGCCTGGCCCATCCAGAAGGAATTGGCTACCAGCCTGGCCTACCTGCCTGAATGGAaggaaaatattatgaaattGTACCTCCTCACACAGAT gccccactga
- the Tcaf1 gene encoding TRPM8 channel-associated factor 1 isoform X2: MSSAHVPPRPIGSQGRPLSSARLSSTSPGLSSIAQEALPGPEALSRGPAGRCGLRGVLSAPLLAAGNGGAQEPDRTMATPSAAFEALMNGVTSWDLPEDAVPCELLLIGEASFPVMVNDVGQVLIAASSYGRGRLVVLSHEDYLGEAQLTTFLLNAVGWLRSSPESSIGVHPSLAPLVKILEGSGIEAKIEPEVSDSLGVYCIDAYNETMTDELVQFMKRGGGLLMGGQAWDWANQGEDERVLFTFPGNLVTSVAGVYFTDNKGDTSFFKVSKKMPKIPVLVSCEDDLSEDRDELLHGISELDITNSDCFPSQLLVHGALAFPLGLDSYHGCVIAAARYGRGRVVVTGHKVLFTVGKLGPFLLNAVRWLDGGRRGKIVVQTELRTLSGLLAVGGIDTSIEPSLTSDASVYCFEPMSEVGVKELQEFVAEGGGLFVGAQAWWWAFKNPGVSPLARFPGNLLLNPFGISITSQSLNPGPFRTPKAEIRTYHFRSTLAEFQVIMGRKRGNVEKGWLAKLGPDGAAFLQIPAEDIPAYMSVHRLLRKLLSRYRLPVATRESPVINDCCRGAMLSLATGLAHSGSDLSLLVPEIEDVYSSPYLRPSESPITVDVDCTNPGTRYCWMSTGLYIPGRQIIEVSLPEEAASADLKIQIGCHTDDLTRASKLFRGPLVINRCCLDKPTKSITCLWGGLLYIIVPQSSKLGSVPITVKGAVHAPYYKLGETSQEEWKKRIQENPGPWGELATDNIILTVPTANLRTLENPEPLLRLWDEVMQAVAKLGGETFPLRLPQRIVADVQISVGWMHAGYPIMCHLESVQELINDKLIRTKGLWGPVHELGRNQQRQEWEFPPHTTEATCNLWCVYVHETVLGIPRGRANIALWPPVREKRVRIYLSKGPNLKNWNSWTALETYLQLQEAFGWEPFIRLFSEYRNQTNLPTDNVDKMNLWVKMFSHQVQKNLAPFFEAWAWPIQKELATSLAYLPEWKENIMKLYLLTQM, from the exons AACCCGATAGAACCATGGCGACTCCCTCTGCTGCCTTTGAGGCCCTTATGAATGGAGTGACAAGCTGGGATCTCCCTGAAGATGCCGTCCCATGTGAACTGCTCCTTATTGGAGAGGCCTCTTTTCCCGTGATGGTGAATGACGTGGGCCAAGTCCTCATTGCTGCCTCCTCCTACGGCCGAGGCCGCTTGGTGGTACTGTCCCATGAGGACTACTTAGGGGAAGCCCAGCTCACTACCTTCCTCCTCAATGCTGTGGGCTGGCTTCGCTCCTCCCCCGAATCTTCCATTGGTGTGCACCCATCTCTGGCACCTTTGGTTAAAATCCTTGAGGGCTCTGGCATAGAGGCAAAGATTGAGCCAGAAGTGAGTGACTCCCTGGGTGTTTACTGTATCGATGCATACAATGAGACCATGACAGACGAGCTGGTCCAGTTCATGAAGCGTGGAGGGGGCTTGCTCATGGGAGGCCAAGCCTGGGATTGGGCCAACCAGGGTGAAGATGAAAGGGTTCTGTTCACCTTTCCTGGGAATCTGGTGACCAGTGTGGCCGGTGTGTACTTCACCGACAACAAAGGGGACACAAGTTTCTTTAAGGTCTCCAAGAAGATGCCAAAGATCCCTGTCTTAGTTAG CTGTGAAGATGACCTCTCGGAGGACAGAGACGAGCTCCTGCACGGTATTTCGGAGCTGGACATCACCAACTCGGACTGTTTCCCGTCGCAGCTGCTCGTGCACGGCGCCCTGGCTTTCCCCCTGGGGCTCGATTCCTACCACGGCTGCGTGATCGCGGCTGCCCGCTACGGCCGGGGCAGGGTGGTGGTGACCGGCCACAAGGTCCTGTTCACCGTGGGCAAGCTGGGCCCCTTCCTGCTCAACGCTGTCCGCTGGCTGGACGGGGGTCGCCGAGGCAAGATCGTGGTGCAGACGGAGCTGAGGACCCTGAGCGGCCTGCTGGCCGTGGGTGGCATCGATACCAGCATCGAGCCCAGCCTCACCAGCGATGCCAGCGTCTACTGCTTCGAGCCCATGAGCGAAGTGGGCGTCAAGGAGCTGCAGGAGTTCGTGGCCGAGGGCGGCGGCCTGTTTGTGGGCGCGCAGGCCTGGTGGTGGGCCTTCAAGAACCCGGGGGTGTCCCCGCTGGCCCGATTCCCGGGGAACCTGCTCCTGAACCCCTTCGGCATCAGCATCACCAGCCAGAGCCTCAACCCGGGGCCCTTCCGCACCCCAAAGGCCGAGATCAGGACCTACCACTTCCGCTCCACCCTGGCCGAGTTCCAGGTGATCATGGGCAGGAAGCGCGGGAACGTGGAGAAGGGCTGGCTGGCCAAGCTGGGCCCCGACGGGGCAGCGTTCCTGCAGATTCCCGCCGAGGACATCCCGGCCTACATGTCTGTCCACCGGCTCCTGCGCAAGCTGCTGAGCCGCTACCGGCTGCCCGTGGCCACGCGCGAGAGCCCCGTCATCAACGACTGCTGCCGGGGGGCCATGCTGTCCCTGGCCACCGGGCTGGCCCACTCGGGAAGTGACCTGTCCCTGCTCGTGCCCGAGATCGAGGACGTGTACAGCAGCCCCTACCTGCGCCCCTCGGAGTCGCCCATCACGGTCGACGTCGACTGCACCAATCCAG GCACCCGATACTGCTGGATGAGCACCGGGCTCTACATACCTGGGAGGCAAATCATCGAGGTCTCCTTGCCCGAAGAGGCTGCCTCCGCCGATCTGAAG ATACAAATTGGCTGTCACACTGATGACCTGACGAGAGCCAGCAAGCTGTTTCGAGGTCCCCTTGTGATTAACCGGTGCTGCTTGGACAAGCCCACGAAATCCATCACCTGTCTCTGGGGTGGCCTCCTTTATATCATCGTGCCTCAAAGCAGCAAACTGGGTTCTGTGCCCATCACCGTGAAGGGGGCTGTGCACGCTCCGTACTACAAGCTGG GGGAGACATCCCAGGAGGAGTGGAAGAAGCGTATCCAAGAGAATCCAGGTCCCTGGGGAGAGCTGGCTACTGACAACATCATCCTGACGGTGCCGACTGCAAATCTGCGCACGCTGGAGAACCCAGAGCCCCTGCTGCGCCTCTGGGATGAGGTGATGCAGGCTGTGGCCAAGCTGGGAGGCGAGACCTTCCCTTTGCGTCTGCCGCAGAGGATCGTGGCGGATGTGCAGATCTCAGTCG GCTGGATGCACGCGGGGTACCCCATCATGTGCCACCTGGAGTCAGTGCAAGAGCTCATCAACGACAAGCTCATCAGAACCAAAGGGCTGTGGGGCCCTGTCCACGAGCTGGGCCGCAACCAGCAGCGGCAGGAGTGGGAGTTCCCACCGCACACGACCGAGGCCACCTGCAACCTGTGGTGTGTTTACGTACATGAGACAGTTCTGGGCATTCCTCGAGGCCGCGCCAACATTGCCCTGTGGCCCCCTGTTCGGGAGAAGAGAGTCCGAATCTACCTGAGCAAGGGCCCCAACCTGAAGAACTGGAATTCTTGGACTGCATTGGAAACATACTTACAG cTCCAGGAAGCCTTTGGCTGGGAGCCATTCATTCGTCTCTTCTCAGAGTACAGGAACCAGACCAACTTGCCCACAGACAACGTTGACAAAATGAACCTGTGGGTCAAGATGTTCTCCCACCAAGTGCAGAAGAACCTGGCTCCATTCTTTGAGGCCTGGGCCTGGCCCATCCAGAAGGAATTGGCTACCAGCCTGGCCTACCTGCCTGAATGGAaggaaaatattatgaaattGTACCTCCTCACACAGATGTAA